One genomic region from Chthoniobacterales bacterium encodes:
- a CDS encoding EVE domain-containing protein encodes MKRFWMVKQEPTAYAWEQFVQDGRTNWTGVRNYQARNNLRAMQKGDEVFYYHSVTGKEVVGVAVVSKPAFPDPTATEGDWSCVELQPKKALSRPVSLAEIKADAALQNILLVRNGRISVLPLEKAEFERILELSKN; translated from the coding sequence ATGAAACGCTTCTGGATGGTGAAACAAGAGCCGACGGCCTACGCTTGGGAGCAGTTTGTGCAGGATGGCCGGACGAATTGGACGGGCGTGCGGAATTACCAGGCGCGGAACAATCTGCGCGCGATGCAGAAAGGCGACGAGGTCTTCTATTACCACAGCGTCACGGGCAAGGAAGTGGTGGGAGTTGCAGTGGTATCGAAGCCGGCGTTTCCCGATCCGACAGCGACTGAGGGCGACTGGAGTTGCGTGGAGTTGCAGCCCAAAAAGGCGTTGTCGCGTCCGGTGAGCCTGGCGGAGATCAAGGCCGACGCGGCTTTGCAAAACATCCTGCTCGTTCGCAACGGGCGCATCTCCGTTCTGCCGCTGGAGAAAGCGGAGTTTGAGCGGATTCTGGAGCTTTCAAAAAACTGA
- the tmk gene encoding dTMP kinase has translation MSLFITFEGSEACGKTTQIERLAQRLGELNLTPLVTREPGGTDAGEAIRDLLQYSKNGAKLVPEAELLLFTASRAQLVREKIRPALDRGQIVISDRFLDSTTVYQGVARHIDAEKVAAVNRFAVGDCLPTITFLFDLDPDIAAARLAARVGEKYDRMESQPRAFYQAVRAGYLALAEKESQRFVIIDAGLPIDEIADSIWATVSGHLS, from the coding sequence ATGTCCCTGTTCATCACCTTCGAAGGCTCCGAAGCCTGCGGTAAAACCACCCAGATCGAGCGGCTGGCACAGCGTTTGGGTGAATTGAACCTCACTCCGCTCGTCACCCGCGAACCCGGCGGCACCGACGCAGGCGAAGCCATCCGCGACCTCCTGCAATACTCCAAGAACGGCGCGAAACTCGTCCCCGAGGCCGAGTTGCTCCTCTTCACCGCCAGTCGCGCGCAACTCGTTCGGGAAAAGATTCGACCCGCACTCGACCGTGGCCAGATCGTCATCAGCGACCGCTTCCTCGACTCCACCACCGTCTATCAAGGCGTCGCCCGCCACATCGACGCGGAGAAAGTCGCCGCCGTCAATCGCTTCGCCGTCGGCGACTGCCTGCCCACCATCACCTTCCTCTTCGACCTCGACCCCGACATCGCCGCCGCCCGTCTCGCCGCCCGGGTTGGGGAGAAATACGACCGCATGGAATCGCAGCCCCGCGCCTTTTACCAAGCCGTCCGCGCCGGCTACCTGGCCCTCGCCGAGAAAGAAAGCCAGCGCTTCGTCATCATCGACGCTGGATTGCCGATCGACGAGATAGCGGACTCGATCTGGGCTACTGTCTCGGGGCACCTTTCATAG